A window of Cucurbita pepo subsp. pepo cultivar mu-cu-16 chromosome LG06, ASM280686v2, whole genome shotgun sequence contains these coding sequences:
- the LOC111796622 gene encoding calcium/calmodulin-regulated receptor-like kinase 1 isoform X2, with protein sequence MKGESSGLIIGISIGVVIGVLLAISTLFCFRYQRRRSQIGNSSSRRATTIPIRINGADSCNILSDSTLAPESPVKSGHNGMSQWLDGFRKSNVVAASGIFEYSYRDLQKATSNFTTVIGQGAFGPVYRAQMAGGETVAVKVLATDSKQGEKEFQTEVMLLGRLHHRNLVNLVGYCAEKAQHILVYVYMSKGSLASHLYGGKNEPLSWDLRVRVALDVARGLEYLHDGAVPPVIHRDIKSSNILLDDSMRARVADFGLSREEMVEKHVSNIRGTFGYLDPEYISTRKFTKKSDVYSFGVLLFELIAGRTPQQGLMEYVELGKDFFRENQTFGMFSFSSPFKSLERYAPPRLDVQPLSLASSIVSKQVEEDDPGVDRDEGNRAAMDAREHREMQRKTTSIYTCVCNLLLKLK encoded by the exons ATGAAGGGGGAGTCATCTGGGCTGATTATTGGAATTTCTATAGGAGTTGTGATTGGTGTTCTTTTGGCGATTTCGACTCTCTTTTGCTTTAGGTACCAACGGAGACGATCTCAGATAGGAAATAGCAGTTCCCGGAGGGCTACGACGATTCCTATTCGTATCAATGGTGCTGACTCTTGCAATATTCTATCAGACTCAACCTTAGCTCCAGAGTCACCTGTTAAATCTGGCCACAATGGCATGTCACAATGGCTTGATGGATTCAGGAAAAGTAATGTGGTTGCAGCTTCTGGAATATTCGAGTATTCGTACAG GGATCTGCAAAAGGCTACGTCCAATTTCACAACTGTAATAGGACAAGGAGCGTTCGGCCCTGTTTATAGAGCTCAAATGGCAGGCGGTGAAACGGTTGCGGTTAAGGTGCTTGCAACTGATTCCAAACAAGGCGAGAAAGAGTTCCAAACAGAG GTTATGCTTCTCGGAAGGTTGCATCATAGAAACCTCGTAAATTTGGTCGGTTACTGTGCTGAAAAAGCCCAACATATACTTGTATATGTGTATATGAGCAAAGGAAGCTTGGCTTCTCACTTATACG GAGGTAAGAATGAACCATTGAGCTGGGATCTGCGGGTTCGTGTGGCATTAGATGTTGCACGGGGACTGGAATATCTCCATGATGGT GCCGTTCCACCGGTAATACATCGGGATATCAAgtcttcaaatattttgttggatgattCCATGAGGGCTAGG GTTGCCGATTTCGGGCTTTCCAGAGAAGAGATGGTCGAGAAACATGTATCCAATATTCGTGGAACTTTTGGGTACCTAGATCCCGAATATATATCTACTAGAaaattcacaaagaaaagtgACGTTTACAGCTTTGGAGTATTGCTTTTCGAGCTTATAGCTGGCAGAACCCCACAACAAGGCCTTATGGAGTATGTTGAACTT GGGAAGGACTTTTTCAGAGAAAACCAAACTTTTGGcatgttttctttctcctctccctTCAAATCATTGGAACGTTACGCTCCTCCACGTCTCGACGTCCAACCATTAAGCTTGGCAAGCAGCATCGTGTCGAAACAGGTCGAAGAAGATGACCCAGGCGTCGACAGAGATGAAGGAAACAGAGCAGCTATGGATGCTAGAGAACATAGAGAGATGCAGAGGAAAACAACATCTATATATACATGTGTGTGTAATTTATTACTGAAactcaaataa
- the LOC111796621 gene encoding uncharacterized protein LOC111796621, with the protein MPKVWFSLKKSFPCKPEPSEVYDPKCRKQLNTITTKKAAKKSGCSSGRSGCSRSIANLKDVIHGSKRHIENPPICSPRSIGSSEFLNPIAHEVILSNSKCELKITGFGSFHQEGGGNSDLSRGGGGNSPFFGTLRPGTPGPGSNSPSSTTSISATRKLPSLLSYRDGSTAKSKGGGEVRTSKRFMPLTESNGRTFSMVTCHKCGEQFCKLEAAESHHLSKHAVTELVEGDSSRKIVEIICRTNLSKSENNSNRIERVFKVHNMQKALAGFEEHREMVKIKASKLSKKHPRCLADGNELLRFYGTTLACTLGLNGSSTLCISQKCSVCRIIRNGFSAEKDMKEGVGVFTTSTSGKAFETIETTEETSVKKALIICRVIAGRVHRPLENIKDMVGQAGFDSLAGKVGLHSTIEELYLLNPKALLPCFVVICKP; encoded by the exons atgCCAAAAGTTTGGTTTTCTCTGAAAAAGTCCTTCCCCTGCAAACCAGAGCCATCAGAAGTGTATGATCCAAAGTGCAGGAAACAACTGAACACAATCACAACAAAGAAAGCAGCCAAAAAGTCAGGCTGTTCTTCAGGAAGGTCTGGCTGTTCAAGGTCCATAGCGAATCTCAAAGACGTCATCCATGGAAGCAAGAGGCACATCGAAAACCCGCCAATTTGCAGCCCGAGGTCGATCGGTAGCAGCGAGTTCCTCAACCCGATTGCTCATGAAGTAATACTAAGCAACTCAAAGTGTGAGCTCAAGATCACTGGTTTTGGAAGCTTCCACCAAGAGGGTGGGGGAAATTCTGATCTTAGCAGGGGTGGAGGCGGGAATTCGCCATTTTTCGGTACACTAAGGCCCGGAACTCCCGGTCCGGGGTCCAACTCCCCTTCTAGTACTACCTCCATATCTGCAACAAGAAAGCTTCCTTCTCTTTTGTCCTATAGAGATGGGAGTACTGCTAAATCCAAGGGAGGTGGGGAAGTTCGTACGAGCAAACGGTTCATGCCGCTAACTGAATCGAACGGTAGGACGTTTTCGATGGTTACTTGCCATAAATGTGGAGAGCAGTTCTGCAAATTGGAGGCTGCTGAGTCTCACCATCTCTCCAAGCATGCTG tTACCGAGCTTGTGGAGGGCGATTCATCAAGGAAGATTGTCGAAATAATATGTCGAACAAACTTGTCGAAGTCGGAGAACAACAGTAACCGAATCGAACGAGTTTTCAAAGTTCACAATATGCAAAAAGCATTAGCAGGATTTGAAGAACACAGGGAAATGGTGAAGATCAAGGCAAGCAAGCTTTCAAAGAAACACCCTCGATGCCTCGCGGATGGGAACGAGCTGCTGAGGTTTTACGGGACGACATTAGCCTGCACTCTTGGACTAAACGGCTCGTCCACCCTCTGCATATCACAGAAATGCAGTGTCTGCAGaattataaggaatggttTCTCAGCAGAGAAGGATATGAAAGAAGGAGTAGGAGTTTTCACGACTTCGACGAGCGGGAAAGCTTTCGAAACCATTGAAACAACCGAAGAAACCTCGGTGAAGAAAGCATTGATAATCTGCAGAGTGATTGCAGGGAGGGTTCATAGGCCATTGGAGAACATCAAAGATATGGTTGGCCAAGCAGGGTTTGACTCTTTGGCTGGCAAAGTGGGATTACATTCCACCATTGAAGAGCTTTACTTGCTCAATCCTAAAGCTTTGCTTCCTTGTTTTGTTGTGATTTGCAAACCATGA
- the LOC111796590 gene encoding LOW QUALITY PROTEIN: formin-like protein 5 (The sequence of the model RefSeq protein was modified relative to this genomic sequence to represent the inferred CDS: deleted 1 base in 1 codon), with protein sequence MSDADERKNKQNAKRHASPDEANSFRLFKKEFHVSGNDYNSKAWYTTYLESLFLMPGSFRRKLSSRWHRSAKEVSKSSDLEHTSIKLSSTSSQKEKKSDHQQTIIIAVVVTATVTFIIVALLFICYNSISSRMKQNDENHARPLLSLSINSSPNFSAFGNSYKEDKFMNQASSLSQHQRAPSLDGSLQLVSDGARISMQGPPSFEAAGIVNNSSFGSVNLAGSSNNLLPPPPGAVPVNSEIMPPLKPPPGRAVPLPPERPKSFKPPSSMATPPLPPPPAPPPELPGDSGLPPVPPGSSGLPPSGLPPIPPGSSGLPPVPPGSSGLPPVPPGNSAVPPVPPGNSAVPPVPPGNSGRPSGPPPPPPPGANRAGPRPPPPPGSGNAPRPPPFAPKGGNAPRPPRGSALGGDNGMDDSGVPKAKLKPFFWDKVLANPDNTMVWHQIKAGSFQFNEEMIETLFGYAPADKSKTDGKKETTSKDPVQQFIQIIDAKKAQNLSILLRALNVTREEVCDALHEGTDLPAELLENLLRMAPTPEEELKLRLFSGETSQLGNAERFLKTIVDIPFAFKRMESLLFMSTIQEDIAITKESFANLEVACKELKSSRLFLKLLEAVLKTGNRMNDGTFRGGAQAFKLDTLLKLSDVKGKDGKTTLLHFVVQEIIRTEGIRAARNATGSQSFSSTSSKEMLDGTTHDPDEHFRNLGLEVVSGLSGELQNVRKAATIDADALTGTVSKLGHGLLTSRDFLNKDMENLGEESRFHRTLKSFVQNAEVTIMALLAEEKKIMEMVKSTGDYFHGNAGKDEGLRLFVIVRDFLIMIDKTCREIKDAQKKQVKQAKGHRKAASSSDINPSLPSSDANQPPSSSSDANQPPSSSSDANQPPSSSSDANQPTSSSSDTNPPSSSSPDTNQPPSSSPDTNQPPSSSSTPDTNQPPSAPVSDPRHPPPPNLNQLIFPAITDRRMGSSSSSSDDESP encoded by the exons atgtcaGATGCTgacgaaaggaaaaacaaacaGAATGCTAAGCGCCATGCATCCCCAGATGAAGCAAACTCTTTTAGATTGTTTAAGAAAGAA TTTCACGTCTCTGGAAACGACTACAATTCTAAAGCTTGGTACACCACATATCTGGAGTCATTGTTTTTGATGCCTGGTAGTTTTAGAAGGAAGTTAAGTTCGAGATGGCATCGAAGTGCTAAAGAAGTGTCGAAATCTTCAGATCTCGAACATACTTCAATAAAACTTTCTAGCACAAGTagtcaaaaagaaaagaaatctgATCATCAACAAACAATTATCATTGCTGTTGTTGTAACAGCAACAGTGACTTTTATTATTGTAGCTCTGCTCTTTATATGCTATAATAGTATTAGCTCCAGAATGAAGCAAAATGATGAAAATCATGCAAGGCCTCTCCTAAGCTTGAGCATAA ATTCTTCACCAAATTTTTCTGCCTTCGGGAATTCTTATAAGGAAGACAAGTTCATGAATCAAGCATCTAGCTTGAGTCAACACCAGAGAGCTCCATCTTTGGATGGTAGCCTGCAGCTTGTCTCTGATGGTGCACGTATTTCGATGCAGGGGCCTCCATCTTTTGAAGCTGCTGGAATTGTCAATAATTCATCTTTTGGATCAGTGAATTTGGCTGGGAGTTCTAATAATTTGCTGCCACCTCCTCCTGGAGCAGTGCCAGTCAACTCAGAGATTATGCCTCCTCTGAAGCCTCCTCCTGGCAGGGCTGTTCCCCTGCCTCCTGAACGCCCTAAGTCTTTTAAGCCTCCATCCAGCATGGCTACTCCTCCTCTGCCTCCACCACCTGCACCACCACCAGAACTTCCTGGAGATTCAGGTCTTCCTCCTGTACCTCCTGGAAGTTCAGGTCTTCCTCCTTCAGGTCTTCCTCCTATACCTCCTGGAAGTTCAGGTCTTCCTCCTGTACCTCCTGGAAGTTCAGGTCTCCCTCCTGTACCTCCTGGAAATTCAGCTGTCCCTCCTGTACCTCCTGGAAATTCAGCTGTCCCTCCTGTACCTCCTGGAAATTCAGGACGCCCTTCTGGacctcctccacctccaccacctGGAGCCAACAGGGCAGGCCCTCGCCCACCACCACCTCCCGGAAGTGGTAATGCTCCTCGGCCACCGCCATTTGCACCCAAAGGTGGAAATGCACCTCGACCTCCAAGGGGTTCTGCTTTAGGTGGTGATAATGGTATGGACGATTCGGGTGTCCCCAAAGCCAAATTGAAACCGTTTTTCTGGGACAAAGTTCTTGCAAACCCAGATAATACCATGGTCTGGCATCAGATAAAAGCAGGGTCTTTCCA ATTCAACGAGGAGATGATTGAAACTCTTTTTGGATATGCACCAGCAGATAAAAGCAAAACTGATGGTAAGAAGGAGACAACATCAAAAGATCCTGTACAGCAGTTCATTCAGATCATTGATGCAAAGAAAGCGCAAAATCTGTCCATTCTTTTACGAGCACTGAATGTGACAAGAGAAGAAGTTTGTGATGCACTTCATGAAG GAACTGATCTTCCTGCTGAACTTCTTGAGAACTTACTGAGGATGGCACCAACACCAGAAGAAGAACTCAAGCTTAGACTGTTCAGTGGGGAGACTTCTCAACTCGGAAATGCCGAGCGGTTCCTTAAAACGATAGTCGATATCCCATTTGCTTTCAAAAGGATGGAATCTCTGCTATTCATGAGCACTATTCAGGAGGACATCGCCATCACTAAAGAGTCCTTTGCTAACTTGGAG GTCGCTTGCAAGGAACTTAAGAGCAGCAGGCTGTTCCTCAAACTGCTAGAAGCTGTTCTTAAGACGGGTAATCGGATGAACGATGGAACTTTTCGAGGTGGGGCGCAAGCATTCAAATTGGACACTCTCTTAAAATTGTCAGATGTGAAAGGAAAAGATGGGAAGACTACACTATTGCACTTTGTAGTTCAGGAGATAATCCGCACAGAAGGGATAAGAGCCGCCAGGAATGCCACTGGAAGCCAAAGCTTCTCAAGCACCTCATCAAAGGAGATGCTGGATGGAACTACTCACGATCCAGACGAGCATTTCCGTAACTTGGGTCTTGAGGTCGTGTCGGGGTTGAGCGGCGAACTTCAGAATGTGAGGAAAGCAGCGACCATAGATGCCGATGCCTTGACTGGTACCGTTTCTAAACTTGGCCATGGACTGTTGACTTCAAGAGACTTTTTGAACAAAGACATGGAGAATCTAGGTGAAGAAAGTCGATTTCATCGGACACTGAAAAGCTTTGTGCAGAATGCTGAGGTTACTATCATGGCTCTCCtggcagaagaaaaaaagatcatGGAAATGGTGAAAAGCACGGGTGATTACTTCCATGGAAATGCTGGGAAGGATGAGGGCTTAAGGTTGTTCGTAATAGTGCGAGATTTCTTGATAATGATAGATAAGACATGCCGGGAGATAAAGGATGCACAGAAAAAACAGGTGAAGCAGGCGAAGGGGCACAGAAAGGCAGCATCTTCTTCTGATATCAATCCCTCCCTTCCGTCTTCGGATGCCAATCAACCCCCATCCTCGTCTTCGGATGCCAATCAACCCCCGTCCTCGTCTTCGGATGCCAATCAACCCCCGTCCTCGTCTTCGGATGCCAATCAACCCACGTCGTCGTCCTCTGATACCAATCCACCCTCGTCGTCGTCCCCTGATACCAATCAACCACCCTCGTCGTCTCCTGATACCAATCAACCCCCGTCGTCGTCGTCGACTCCAGATACCAATCAACCCCCTTCAGCTCCAGTTTCTGACCCACGCCACCCACCTCCTCCCAATCTAAACCAGCTGATTTTCCCTGCAATTACTGATCGTCGGATGGGTAGCTCAAGTTCAAGTtcagatgatgaaagtccatAG
- the LOC111796656 gene encoding histone H2A.6-like — MAGRGKTLGSGAAKKATSRSSKAGLQFPVGRIARFLKAGKYAERVGAGAPVYLAAVLEYLAAEVLELAGNAARDNKKTRIVPRHIQLAVRNDEELSKLLGDVTIANGGVMPNIHNLLLPKKTGTSSKNAGGDDEP, encoded by the exons ATGGCCGGTAGAGGCAAAACCCTAGGATCCGGTGCCGCTAAAAAGGCCACCTCAAGGAGTAGTAAAGCCGGGTTGCAGTTTCCCGTCGGTCGTATTGCTCGTTTTCTCAAAGCCGGCAAGTACGCCGAACGTGTTGGTGCCGGTGCTCCGGTCTACCTCGCTGCCGTCCTTGAATACCTCGCCGCTGAG GTTTTGGAGCTCGCTGGAAACGCTGCTAGAGATAACAAGAAAACGCGTATTGTTCCTCGTCACATTCAGCTCGCTGTACGTAACGATGAGGAGCTCAGCAAGCTTTTGGGCGATGTGACTATTGCCAATGGCGGTGTTATGCCCAACATTCACAATCTGCTTCTACCCAAGAAAACAGGGACTTCATCTAAGAACGCTGGTGGTGATGATGAACCCTAA
- the LOC111796622 gene encoding calcium/calmodulin-regulated receptor-like kinase 1 isoform X1: MKGESSGLIIGISIGVVIGVLLAISTLFCFRYQRRRSQIGNSSSRRATTIPIRINGADSCNILSDSTLAPESPVKSGHNGMSQWLDGFRKSNVVAASGIFEYSYRDLQKATSNFTTVIGQGAFGPVYRAQMAGGETVAVKVLATDSKQGEKEFQTEVMLLGRLHHRNLVNLVGYCAEKAQHILVYVYMSKGSLASHLYGGKNEPLSWDLRVRVALDVARGLEYLHDGAVPPVIHRDIKSSNILLDDSMRARVADFGLSREEMVEKHVSNIRGTFGYLDPEYISTRKFTKKSDVYSFGVLLFELIAGRTPQQGLMEYVELAAMTSDGKVGWEEIVDDHLDGNFNVQELNEVSSLAYRCVNRSPRKRPSMRDIVQVISRINNFRLEQKHHRKSLSAMTDDVSIDIDHSEHFRKDSMDSASDTHEI; the protein is encoded by the exons ATGAAGGGGGAGTCATCTGGGCTGATTATTGGAATTTCTATAGGAGTTGTGATTGGTGTTCTTTTGGCGATTTCGACTCTCTTTTGCTTTAGGTACCAACGGAGACGATCTCAGATAGGAAATAGCAGTTCCCGGAGGGCTACGACGATTCCTATTCGTATCAATGGTGCTGACTCTTGCAATATTCTATCAGACTCAACCTTAGCTCCAGAGTCACCTGTTAAATCTGGCCACAATGGCATGTCACAATGGCTTGATGGATTCAGGAAAAGTAATGTGGTTGCAGCTTCTGGAATATTCGAGTATTCGTACAG GGATCTGCAAAAGGCTACGTCCAATTTCACAACTGTAATAGGACAAGGAGCGTTCGGCCCTGTTTATAGAGCTCAAATGGCAGGCGGTGAAACGGTTGCGGTTAAGGTGCTTGCAACTGATTCCAAACAAGGCGAGAAAGAGTTCCAAACAGAG GTTATGCTTCTCGGAAGGTTGCATCATAGAAACCTCGTAAATTTGGTCGGTTACTGTGCTGAAAAAGCCCAACATATACTTGTATATGTGTATATGAGCAAAGGAAGCTTGGCTTCTCACTTATACG GAGGTAAGAATGAACCATTGAGCTGGGATCTGCGGGTTCGTGTGGCATTAGATGTTGCACGGGGACTGGAATATCTCCATGATGGT GCCGTTCCACCGGTAATACATCGGGATATCAAgtcttcaaatattttgttggatgattCCATGAGGGCTAGG GTTGCCGATTTCGGGCTTTCCAGAGAAGAGATGGTCGAGAAACATGTATCCAATATTCGTGGAACTTTTGGGTACCTAGATCCCGAATATATATCTACTAGAaaattcacaaagaaaagtgACGTTTACAGCTTTGGAGTATTGCTTTTCGAGCTTATAGCTGGCAGAACCCCACAACAAGGCCTTATGGAGTATGTTGAACTT GCAGCAATGACTTCGGATGGGAAAGTTGGGTGGGAAGAAATTGTGGACGATCATTTAGATGGAAACTTTAATGTACAAGAGCTGAACGAAGTTTCATCTCTTGCATATAGATGTGTTAACCGTAGCCCTCGAAAACGTCCTTCCATGAGAGATATCGTACAAGTGATCTCACGGATTAACAACTTTAGGCTCGAGCAAAAGCATCATAGAAAATCTCTGTCAGCCATGACAGATGATGTTTCTATTGATATCGACCACTCCGAGCACTTTAGAAAGGATTCAATGGACAGTGCTTCTGATACCCATGAAATCTAG